In Streptomyces ambofaciens ATCC 23877, a single genomic region encodes these proteins:
- a CDS encoding malonic semialdehyde reductase — protein MSLVLDPAAQDLLFREARTANTFTDEPVTDEQVQAIYDLVKYGPTAFNQSPLRITLVRSPEARERLVQHMAEGNRPKTAAAPLVAILSADNEFHEELPQLFPHFPQAKDAFFSERPAREGAALLNAALQAAYFIVGVRAAGLAAGPMTGLDFEGVRKEFLDDDHTPLMVVNIGRPGPDAWFPRSPRLAYDQVVTTV, from the coding sequence ATGTCTCTCGTTCTTGACCCCGCCGCCCAGGACCTGCTGTTCCGCGAGGCCCGCACCGCGAACACCTTCACCGACGAGCCGGTGACCGACGAGCAGGTCCAGGCGATCTACGACCTGGTCAAGTACGGCCCGACCGCCTTCAACCAGTCGCCGCTGCGCATCACCCTGGTCCGCTCCCCCGAGGCCCGCGAGCGTCTCGTCCAGCACATGGCCGAGGGCAACCGGCCCAAGACGGCCGCCGCCCCGCTGGTGGCGATCCTCTCGGCCGACAACGAGTTCCACGAGGAGCTGCCGCAGCTCTTCCCGCACTTCCCGCAGGCCAAGGACGCCTTCTTCAGCGAGCGCCCGGCGCGTGAGGGTGCCGCCCTGCTGAACGCCGCCCTGCAGGCCGCGTACTTCATCGTCGGCGTGCGCGCCGCGGGTCTGGCCGCCGGGCCGATGACCGGCCTGGACTTCGAGGGCGTCCGCAAGGAGTTCCTGGACGACGACCACACCCCGCTGATGGTCGTGAACATCGGCCGCCCGGGCCCGGACGCCTGGTTCCCGCGCTCGCCGCGCCTGGCGTACGACCAGGTCGTCACCACGGTCTGA
- a CDS encoding DUF4287 domain-containing protein, which produces MTAAVKGPASYFPSIEKKYGRPIAEWKELIRSSPLGKHGELVTWLKTEHGLGHGHANALVAHTLAEDTAK; this is translated from the coding sequence ATGACCGCCGCCGTGAAGGGCCCCGCCTCCTACTTCCCGTCGATCGAGAAGAAGTACGGACGCCCGATCGCGGAGTGGAAGGAACTGATCCGCTCCTCTCCGCTCGGCAAGCACGGGGAACTCGTCACCTGGCTCAAGACCGAGCACGGCCTCGGCCACGGGCACGCCAACGCGCTCGTGGCGCACACCCTGGCCGAGGACACGGCGAAGTAG
- a CDS encoding exodeoxyribonuclease VII small subunit, with amino-acid sequence MTSEVEQPAAVAEALGYEQARDELIEVVRRLEAGGTTLEESLALWERGEELAKVCRRWLDGARARLDAALAEEAGADDEDADR; translated from the coding sequence ATGACCAGCGAGGTGGAGCAGCCGGCGGCCGTGGCCGAGGCGCTCGGGTACGAGCAGGCGCGGGACGAGCTGATCGAGGTCGTACGGCGGCTGGAGGCCGGCGGTACGACGCTGGAGGAGTCCCTGGCCCTGTGGGAGCGGGGCGAGGAGCTGGCGAAGGTCTGCCGCCGCTGGCTGGACGGCGCCCGGGCCCGCCTCGACGCGGCGCTCGCCGAGGAGGCCGGGGCGGACGACGAGGACGCCGACCGCTGA
- the xseA gene encoding exodeoxyribonuclease VII large subunit: MAVHSTPESPLPVGEVSRLIGGWIDRLGAVWVEGQITQLSRRPGAGVVFLTLRDPSYDVSVSVTCYRQVFDAVADVVGEGARVVVQAKPEWYAPRGQLSLRAAEIKPVGVGELLARLEQLKKALAREGLFAPERKKSLPFLPQLIGLVCGRASAAERDVLENARHRWPAVRFEVRNVPVQGVHAVPQVTQAVKELDAMDDVDVIVVARGGGSVEDLLPFSDEQLVRAVAACRTPVVSAIGHEPDNPLLDHVADLRASTPTDAAKKVVPDVGEEYERVRQLRDRARRCVAAYVDREERGLAHALARPSIQDPHRMIDERADQVTALLERGRRSLGHQLDRARSELTHTHARVVALSPAATLKRGYAVLQRADGHAVRDPGEVEPGETLRARVSEGDFSVRVDA, translated from the coding sequence ATGGCTGTTCACTCGACTCCCGAAAGCCCCCTGCCCGTCGGCGAGGTGTCGCGGCTGATCGGGGGCTGGATCGACCGGCTCGGCGCGGTGTGGGTCGAGGGGCAGATCACGCAGTTGTCGCGGCGGCCCGGCGCCGGGGTCGTGTTCCTGACGCTGCGCGACCCGTCGTACGACGTCTCCGTGAGCGTCACCTGCTACCGGCAGGTGTTCGACGCCGTGGCGGACGTGGTCGGTGAGGGCGCGCGGGTCGTCGTACAGGCGAAGCCGGAGTGGTACGCGCCGCGTGGGCAGCTGTCGCTGCGGGCCGCCGAGATCAAGCCGGTGGGCGTCGGGGAGCTGCTGGCGCGTCTGGAGCAGCTGAAGAAGGCCCTCGCGCGGGAGGGGCTCTTCGCGCCGGAGCGGAAGAAGTCGCTGCCGTTCCTGCCCCAGCTCATCGGCCTGGTCTGCGGTCGGGCCTCGGCGGCCGAGCGGGACGTCCTGGAGAACGCCCGGCACCGCTGGCCGGCCGTCCGCTTCGAGGTGCGCAACGTCCCCGTGCAGGGCGTGCACGCCGTGCCGCAGGTGACGCAGGCGGTGAAGGAGCTGGACGCGATGGACGACGTCGATGTGATCGTCGTCGCGCGGGGCGGCGGCAGCGTGGAGGATCTGCTGCCGTTCTCCGACGAGCAGCTGGTGCGGGCGGTCGCCGCCTGCCGTACGCCGGTCGTCTCGGCGATCGGCCACGAGCCGGACAATCCGCTGCTGGACCACGTCGCCGACCTGCGCGCCTCCACGCCGACCGACGCCGCGAAGAAGGTCGTGCCGGACGTCGGCGAGGAGTACGAGCGGGTGCGCCAGCTCCGGGACCGCGCCCGGCGCTGCGTGGCGGCGTACGTCGACCGTGAGGAGCGGGGCCTGGCCCACGCCCTGGCCCGGCCGTCGATACAGGACCCGCACCGGATGATCGACGAGCGGGCCGACCAGGTGACGGCCCTGCTGGAGCGGGGCCGCCGCTCCCTCGGCCACCAGCTCGACCGGGCCCGCTCGGAGCTGACGCACACGCACGCCCGCGTGGTGGCCCTCTCCCCCGCCGCGACCCTGAAGCGCGGCTATGCGGTGCTGCAGCGGGCCGACGGCCATGCCGTCCGTGACCCCGGCGAGGTGGAGCCGGGCGAGACGCTGCGCGCCCGCGTCTCCGAGGGCGATTTCTCCGTACGAGTCGACGCATAG